From Halorientalis litorea:
ATCCACACGAATGATTGGAAATTGTTCGTCGGTTTCTCCACGTCCAGGAACGGAACACGAACTGTGTGAATGTCGTTTTCTCGTATCTTTTGTTCCGGCGGAAGCTGATGTCTCGGGGGCACCAAGGTCTCCGGCCTGTTGAGGCCAGCAGCCGCGTGTACCTCCTTAACTCGCTTCAGTTCCCAGTCGATTACGGCGTCACTGATTTCATCGAAAAGAACGTGTGAGTAGGTGTGGGTGCATATTTCGTGTTCCACCTCGGCGTCCTGTATCAACTTGACGATGTCGGGAGCGTAAAATAATGGGTCGGTATCCATATCCGTTCCCGGATCCGCAGCGAACCATTCTGCACCGAGTGGGCTATCGTGGTCACCGGAACACTCCGGCAGCAAGAGATGACCCACGATATTGAAGCTAATCGGTACACGATAGACATCACACGCCTTCAACAACCGCTTAAGATACTTGGTCTCTTCTTTTCTGCCGGTACTCAATTTGTCGTACTTCGAGCTCTTCGTTAGGTCGTGAAAACCCCACCCAAATTCAATCTCAAGGCTCAGTGTTACGTTCCCGGTCATTAGTCCGCTGTGGATTCGGGCTTGAGCCTTCCAAAGAGTACCTCGCCGGAGCGTCTGGTAGCGAATCCGCGTTGCTGAAGAATTTGTTCGATTTCTTCGAACGTCGCTTCTCCTTCGCGTTCGAAGGAACAATCCACTGCTATCTTTTTCACCTCT
This genomic window contains:
- a CDS encoding polysaccharide deacetylase family protein, coding for MTGNVTLSLEIEFGWGFHDLTKSSKYDKLSTGRKEETKYLKRLLKACDVYRVPISFNIVGHLLLPECSGDHDSPLGAEWFAADPGTDMDTDPLFYAPDIVKLIQDAEVEHEICTHTYSHVLFDEISDAVIDWELKRVKEVHAAAGLNRPETLVPPRHQLPPEQKIRENDIHTVRVPFLDVEKPTNNFQSFVWILTRDHPVGSPDTSNGVVKTRCPPYPSLTATYLQNGQTKPHPVFRLMPVRARQAIHHRYLRDGLQRAIERETYIHYWSHLHNLSNEQQWQPLCSFLSELGNARSDEDITLKTMRELGREIVDDR